The following proteins are co-located in the Colletotrichum lupini chromosome 4, complete sequence genome:
- a CDS encoding twin-arginine translocation pathway signal — MPSTMKSVLVACLAAVATAAPLGPKLNADQMKIYDLAKRQQAGAGAAGLTDIDILQFALTLEWLEGTFYQQGFQKFPAQDFQALGLSNEQVNDLQQVGATELSHVSFLQSAIAQAGTQPVQPCQYNFGFTNAAGMVATAGVLENVGVSAYLGAAPLVKDKAILGAAGSILTIEARHQTFIRAASKQIAIPQAFDAPLGVRAVFSLAAPFIVSCPQGSNLALQPFPKLAMTAPADPKAVAVGAPIMLQSDAAPQAKACAFTTGGIQPGGTAFTPFNPQTGCVVPQGLSGVVYLSLTNNAPMAGTLTDDIIVAGPMVLTIS; from the exons ATGCCTTCCACAATGAAGTCTGTTCTCGTCGCCTGCCTGGCCGCAGTGGCCACCGCCGCCCCCCTCGGCCCCAAGTTGAACGCCGACCAGATGAAGATCTACGATCTCGCCAAGAGGCAACAGGCTGGAGCTGGGGCTGCTGGATTGACGGATATTGATATCCTGCAATT CGCTCTTACTTTGGAATGGCTCGAGGGTACCTTCTACCAGCAAGGCTTCCAAAAGTTCCCCGCACAAGACTTCCAGGCTCTTGGTCTGTCCAACGAGCAAGTCAACGACCTGCAACAAGTCGGTGCTACTGAGCTGTCTCACGTGTCTTTCCTGCAATCCGCTATTGCCCAGGCCGGCACTCAGCCCGTCCAGCCTTGCCAGTACAACTTCGGTTTCACGAACGCTGCTGGCATGGTCGCAACTGCCGGTGTACTCGAGAACGTCGGTGTTTCTGCCTACCTCGGCGCTGCTCCTCTCGTCAAGGACAAGGCCATCCTCGGCGCTGCTGGCTCCATCCTCACCATCGAGGCTCGCCATCAGACCTTCATCCGTGCCGCCTCTAAGCAGATTGCCATTCCCCAGGCCTTCGACGCCCCTCTTGGTGTCCGCGCCGTCTTCTCTCTGGCCGCACCCTTCATCGTCTCCTGCCCCCAGGGCTCCAACCTGGCTCTGCAGCCCTTCCCCAAGCTGGCAATGACCGCCCCCGCCGACCCCAAGGCCGTCGCCGTCGGTGCTCCGATTATGCTCCAGTCCGATGCCGCACCCCAGGCCAAGGCTTGCGCGTTCACCACTGGTGGCATCCAGCCCGGTGGAACTGCCTTCACCCCCTTCAACCCCCAGACTGGCTGTGTCGTTCCCCAGGGTCTCAGCGGAGTCGTCTACCTCTCCCTCACCAACAACGCCCCGATGGCTGGCACGCTCACCGATGACATCATTGTGGCCGGTCCCATGGTGCTTACCATCTCGTAA
- a CDS encoding GLE1-like protein, with translation MAHSSPSRRSQHDSNIKSSPERGFTADFLSENRNSELSHRDALAAAQLEHERVRLAALRVYEVHQLQEEKQRLEAEQRRIAQLQKEEENRLKAEAAVRAEQERLRELKAKQIPQLPPEPVPEPPKPEPKKSQESQVNGTTAAKAEPAAVPPAAPKPAPLTTATTSALPAAKAPTAAPSQAPAQIVATPSTQSNGFLTKPAAAPSAPKPAVQPAAPAPVPAQPTVDRYTQIHQALKKLRKDVEALSKQPGNPLKGKLGEMRRQIRKSIGQLTAGKGANAQPLATINAALRESLGGQVPSPLIDASIYVQQNREPAEGAVNNGPQLPALFIYLLNILSKAIIQQFSNEGGANPKSAEPVGIVTAQIFSNKDYHWRGGSMIDILIAKFRVACPVLFGSRGSDKTEGGRRAIGWKKENGNWVPEQAHNDRMTGLGAGFAAIALRDFSKASKTNPYPPTNYWKAMAQIVNSPPQLVSNTQYVVLKSMIDGHEQRFINFYGNAAVAALRMALVEFPKRAPPGATAAQALQVLGDVLRRDSGLDVA, from the exons ATGGCGCACTCTTCTCCTTCGCGGAGAAGCCAGCACGATAGCAACATCAAGTCAAGCCCCGAACGAGGCTTCACAGCAGATTTTCTCTCCGAGAATCGTAATTCAGAGCTGAGCCATCGCGATGCCCTCGCCGCTGCCCAGCTCGAGCACGAGCGTGTTCGCCTCGCCGCTTTGAGGGTCTATGAGGTCCACCAATTGCAGGAGGAAAAGCAAAGGTTGGAAGCTGAGCAACGGAGGATAGCACAGCTACAAAAAGAGGAAGAAAATCGCCTCAAGGCAGAAGCAGCAGTGCGCGCCGAGCAAGAGAGGCTGAGAGAGCTCAAGGCCAAGCAGATTCCTCAACTCCCTCCCGAACCCGTACCTGAACCGCCCAAGCCGGAGCCGAAGAAGTCGCAAGAATCTCAGGTCAATGGCACAACGGCGGCCAAAGCCGAGCCCGCTGCTGTGCCGCCGGCCGCACCAAAGCCAGCCCCCTTGACAACCGCTACGACATCAGCTCTCCCAGCCGCGAAGGCACCTACTGCAGCGCCTTCACAAGCACCCGCACAGATCGTTGCTACGCCGTCAACCCAATCCAATGGTTTCCTCACGAAGCCCGCAGCAGCGCCTTCAGCCCCGAAGCCCGCTGTTCAGCCTGCCGCGCCTGCACCAGTGCCAGCTCAACCGACTGTTGACAGGTACACCCAGATACACCAAGCTCTCAAGAAGCTGCGAAAGGACGTCGAAGCCCTGTCGAAACAGCCTGGGAATCCATTGAAGGGCAAGTTGGGAGAAATGCGGAGACAAATCAGGAAGTCTATTGGGCAGCTGACTGCTGGCAAAGGAGCAAACGCGCAACCC CTTGCCACGATCAATGCCGCACTGCGCGAATCTCTCGGCGGCCAGGTCCCGTCACCTCTAATCGACGCAAGCATATACGTGCAGCAAAACAGGGAGCCAGCCGAAGGCGCTGTTAACAACGGACCGCAGCTACCGGCCCTGTTCATATACCTCCTCAACATCCTCTCCAAGGCGATCATCCAGCAATTCTCCAACGAAGGCGGCGCGAACCCAAAGTCGGCCGAGCCGGTCGGCATCGTAACGGCGCAAATCTTCTCCAACAAGGACTACCACTGGCGCGGCGGCTCCATGATCGACATCCTCATCGCCAAATTCCGCGTGGCCTGCCCCGTCCTTTTCGGCTCTAGAGGCAGCGACAAGACGGAGGGCGGCCGCAGAGCCATTGGCTGGAAGAAGGAAAACGGCAACTGGGTGCCCGAGCAGGCGCACAACGACAGGATGACGGGTCTCGGCGCCGGCTTCGCGGCCATTGCGCTCCGGGACTTCAGCAAGGCGTCCAAGACGAACCCTTACCCGCCGACAAACTACTGGAAGGCCATGGCGCAGATTGTCAACTCGCCGCCGCAGCTCGTCTCCAACACGCAGTACGTGGTGCTCAAGTCCATGATTGACGGTCACGAACAGCGCTTCATCAACTTTTACGGCAACGCTGCCGTCGCGGCCCTCAGGATGGCGTTGGTGGAGTTTCCTAAGAGAGCCCCTCCGGGGGCCACGGCCGCGCAGGCGTTGCAGGTCCTAGGCGACGTTTTGAGACGAGACTCTGGGTTAGATGTGGCATAG
- a CDS encoding RNB domain-containing protein: MSMFANPGMEQLAIQQQIELLQQQQQQIQATQQQYMNMGMMPPTQQLGPGGAFNPLQPGMAPQGAFQFPQQIPQQNVSMGGPPTQPMSHRRNQSALPNMGMGPPPAPSSGASGTNFNDASGAGPGRENSGGRGGRGGGAGGGGHQRRHSLALADAKKAAEIAQQKRTTSAFSFPMSPSTEASAEGGASAPAPAPTQPEAPIAQGTSAGRGRGGHGRSQSMAVNGRGGAAGRGGFSGDASQNDFGRRGSQTGGGGHARTGSRNFDGNWRNQGANQGQEQGGFQPGHRTRGSVNQSISNIGAFQYPGQPQLMQMPGNMLPMGMYPGQQLNPMQIQQLQALQAAQMGGQQFVGLQGGQHGGQLGGNQQQQQQRKTLFTPYLPQATLPALLGDGQLVSGILRVNKKNRSDAYVSTQDGLLDADIFICGSKDRNRALEGDLVAVELLDVDEVWSQKREKEEKKKRKDITDTRSGSTNGQNQSSGNNDDNTQQEGGIRRRGSLRQRPTQKKNDDVEVEGQSLLLVEEEEINDEAKPLYAGHIVAVVERVAGQMFSGNLGLLRPSSQATKEKQEAERAARHGGNNRHHDNRSQEKPKIVWFKPTDKRVPLIAIPTEQAPRDFVEKHQDYADRIFVACIKRWPITSLHPFGTLVEQLGRMGDLKVETDALLRDNNFSSDEFSEAVLRSVGLQDWSLAKEEEAALAARRDFRDEKVVTLDLNGSPELANAIHIKTQPDGKIDIGIHIPDVTHFVKPNSLVDREAKKRGTAVHLVNRTCALLPPKIGGEVCSLAPGEERLAVSVLFRVNPHNGSVAEGDTWIGKSIIKSTAKITIEEIDSALNGQADWKHESLQLKDVQILNAVAQKFTEARLGAGGEPIAPLRLLQQLDDENIPIKHNIFDSTPATELVEELMHKANTYVAQRLAQALPEKALLRRQGPPNARRLQTFADRMNALGYEVETSGSGSMHNSLFKVDDADIRKGMETLVLKSMQRAKYFIAGKTAKQLWPHYALNLPLYTHFTSPTRRYADIIVHRQLESILSEGKIEYTEELESLVKTIESCNTKKDSAQNAQEQSIHIESCREMDKKRQQVNGDLITEGIVLCVYESAFDVLIPEWGFEKRVHCDQLPLKKAEFRKEKRVLELYWEKGVPSSAYVPEDERPKAAASVRNANAAAAARQAEAAERAKKEREEAARKQTETGTISTDDVDALFDDDDDNASDVTEAMAGASLAERPTQSVPGSPTRSDAKPLQRTRSDSKVPAPEAPEARLSNKEKYLKLFKLREEGGEYIQDVTEMSRVPVILKTDLSKSPPCLTIRSLNPYAL, encoded by the exons ATGAGCATGTTTGCCAACCCGGGTA TGGAACAGCTAGCTATTCAGCAGCAGATTGAGCTTttgcagcaacagcagcaacagaTCCAAGCTACGCAGCAACAATACATGAACATGGGAATGATGCCCCCCACCCAACAGCTCGGTCCAGGCGGTGCTTTCAATCCCCTGCAGCCCGGCATGGCTCCCCAGGGCGCCTTCCAGTTCCCCCAGCAGATTCCGCAGCAGAATGTCTCCATGGGCGGTCCTCCGACCCAGCCAATGTCACATCGCCGTAATCAGTCGGCACTCCCCAACATGGGAATGGGTCCTCCTCCCGCCCCCTCCTCTGGTGCATCCGGCACGAACTTCAACGATGCCTCCGGCGCCGGTCCCGGCAGGGAAAACTCCGGTGGCCGTGGCGgtcgtggtggtggtgccgGCGGCGGTGGACACCAGCGACGTCACTCTTTGGCGCTTGCCGACGCGAAGAAGGCGGCAGAAATCGCACAGCAGAAGCGCACGACATCCGCCTTCTCCTTCCCAATGTCCCCCTCCACCGAGGCCAGCGCCGAGGGTGGTGCCTCCGCCCCCGCCCCCGCTCCGACTCAACCCGAGGCTCCGATTGCTCAGGGCACCAGTGCCGGCCGTGGGCGCGGTGGCCATGGTCGCAGCCAGAGTATGGCTGTGAACGGTCGCGGCGGCGCCGCTGGTCGCGGTGGCTTCTCTGGTGATGCTAGCCAGAACGACTTTGGTCGTCGCGGCAGCCAGACTGGCGGCGGTGGTCACGCCAGAACCGGCTCTCGCAACTTTGACGGAAACTGGCGCAACCAGGGTGCTAACCAGGGCCAGGAGCAGGGCGGCTTCCAGCCGGGCCACCGCACTCGTGGTTCTGTAAACCAGTCCATCTCCAACATCGGCGCATTCCAATACCCCGGTCAGCCTCAGCTTATGCAGATGCCTGGCAACATGCTCCCCATGGGCATGTACCCGGGCCAGCAACTGAACCCCATGCAAATCCAGCAACTTCAGGCCCTTCAGGCTGCCCAGATGGGCGGTCAGCAATTCGTTGGCCTTCAGGGCGGCCAGCATGGTGGCCAGCTTGGTGGAaaccagcaacagcaacagcagagGAAGACTCTTTTCACTCCTTACCTCCCCCAAGCCACCCTCCCGGCTCTTCTCGGCGATGGGCAACTCGTGTCTGGTATTCTTCGCGTGAACAAGAAGAACCGCAGCGACGCCTACGTTTCCACTCAGGACGGCCTGCTTGATGCTGATATCTTTATTTGCGGTAGCAAGGATCGCAACCGTGCCCTCGAGGGTGACTTGGTTGCCGTTGAGCTTCTAGATGTTGATGAAGTTTGGTCCCAGAAGCGTGAGaaggaagagaagaagaagcgcaAGGACATCACCGATACCCGTTCTGGATCCACCAACGGCCAGAACCAGTCATCCGGTAACAACGATGACAACACGCAGCAGGAGGGCGGCATTCGTCGTCGCGGCAGTCTGCGCCAGCGCCCCACTCAGAAGAAGAACGACGATGTCGAGGTTGAGGGTCAAAGCCTGCTTCtcgtcgaggaggaggaaatcAACGATGAGGCCAAGCCCCTGTACGCAGGTCACATTGTGGCTGTCGTTGAACGTGTAGCTGGTCAAATGTTCTCGGGCAACCTCGGTCTGCTCCGTCCCAGCAGCCAAGCTACGAAGGAGAAGCAGGAAGCGGAGAGAGCCGCCAGACATGGAGGCAACAACCGCCACCACGACAACCGTTCGCAGGAGAAGCCCAAAATTGTTTGGTTCAAACCTACCGACAAGCGCGTGCCGCTCATTGCCATTCCGACTGAGCAGGCGCCGCGCGATTTCGTCGAGAAGCACCAGGATTACGCTGATCGCATCTTTGTTGCCTGCATTAAGCGTTGGCCGATCACCTCTCTGCATCCCTTCGGCACTCTTGTCGAGCAGTTGGGCCGCATGGGCGACCTTAAGGTGGAGACCGACGCTCTGCTGCGCGACAACAACTTTTCTTCCGATGAGTTCTCCGAGGCTGTGCTGCGCAGCGTCGGCCTTCAGGACTGGTCTCTCGCTAAGGAAGAGGAGGCTGCCTTGGCTGCTCGCCGGGACTTCCGTGATGAGAAGGTTGTTACGCTCGACCTCAACGGTTCTCCCGAGCTTGCCAATGCCATCCACATCAAGACTCAGCCTGATGGCAAGATTGACATTGGTATTCACATTCCTGATGTTACTCACTTCGTCAAGCCCAACTCGCTTGTCGACCGAGAAGCCAAGAAGCGCGGCACCGCCGTTCACTTGGTCAACCGCACATGCGCACTCCTTCCTCCCAAGATTGGTGGAGAGGTATGCTCTTTGGCTCCTGGTGAAGAGCGTCTGGCTGTCAGTGTTCTCTTCCGTGTTAACCCTCACAACGGCTCTGTTGCCGAGGGAGACACTTGGATCGGCAAGAGTATCATCAAGAGCACTGCCAAGATCACTATTGAGGAGATCGATTCGGCTCTAAACGGTCAGGCCGATTGGAAGCACGAGTCTCTTCAACTGAAGGATGTCCAGATCCTTAAC GCTGTCGCTCAAAAGTTCACCGAGGCCCGTCTTGGTGCTGGCGGTGAGCCTATCGCGCCCCTCAGGCTTCTGCAGCAACTCGATGATGAGAACATTCCCATCAAGCACAACATCTTCGATTCTACCCCTGCCACTGAGCTCGTCGAGGAGCTCATGCACAAGGCCAACACTTACGTTGCCCAGCGTCTCGCCCAGGCTCTGCCTGAGAAGGCTCTTCTGCGCCGACAGGGCCCCCCCAATGCTCGTCGCCTTCAGACCTTCGCCGATCGCATGAACGCCCTTGGCTACGAGGTTGAGACTTCTGGCAGCGGAAGCATGCACAACAGCCTTTTCAAGGTTGACGACGCCGATATCCGCAAGGGAATGGAGACGCTTGTCCTCAAGTCTATGCAACGTGCCAAGTACTTCATTGCCGGCAAGACTGCTAAGCAGTTGTGGCCTCACTATGCCCTCAACTTGCCTCTTTACACTCATTTCACTAGCCCCACGCGGCGCTACGCCGACATCATCGTCCACCGTCAGCTCGAGTCTATCCTCTCCGAGGGTAAGATTGAGTACACGGAGGAATTGGAGAGCCTTGTCAAGACCATTGAGTCTTGCAACACCAAGAAGGACTCCGCACAGAATGCCCAGGAGCAGAGCATTCACATTGAGTCCTGCCGTGAGATGGACAAGAAGCGCCAGCAGGTCAACGGCGATCTCATCACGGAGGGTATCGTCCTCTGCGTGTACGAGTCGGCCTTTGACGTTCTCATTCCCGAGTGGGGCTTTGAGAAGCGGGTGCACTGCGACCAGTTGCCCCTCAAGAAGGCCGAGTTCAGAAAGGAGAAGAGAGTCCTTGAGCTCTACTGGGAGAAGGGCGTGCCCAGCTCCGCCTACGTTCCGGAGGACGAGCGCCCCAAGGCTGCTGCGTCTGTAAGAAACGCcaacgctgctgctgctgctcgccAAGCGGAAGCTGCAGAGCGTGCCAAGAAGGAGAGGGAGGAGGCTGCACGCAAGCAGACCGAGACGGGCACCATCTCTACTGACGACGTCGATGCCCTTttcgacgacgatgacgacaaTGCGTCGGACGTTACTGAGGCCATGGCTGGAGCTTCGTTGGCCGAGAGACCCACACAGAGCGTCCCCGGCTCCCCGACCCGATCCGATGCCAAGCCCTTGCAACGCACCAGGTCCGACTCCAAGGTTCCCGCACCTGAGGCCCCCGAGGCCCGCCTGTCGAACAAGGAGAAGTACCTCAAGCTTTTCAAGCTGCGTGAGGAGGGAGGAGAGTACATTCAGGACGTCACGGAGATGAGCAGGGTTCCTGTGATTCTCAAGACGGATCTGTCCAAGAGCCCACC CTGCTTGACCATTCGGTCTTTGAACCCCTATGCTCTGTAA